The Amycolatopsis japonica nucleotide sequence TCTCTCCGGTGGATCACCGCCTCGGACTGGAAGCGGCGCGCAAGGCGTTGCGGATCCAGGGTTCGCCGAAGCTGGGCGGCCCGCCGCTGGTGATCGACATCGAGACCGAGCCCATCATCGCGGCGGGCCCGATGCCGTGGGGGCTCGGCTCGCATCTGACCGAACTCGTGCCCGGCACCCGGGCGCTCAAGGTCGGCGCGGACGGGATCGCGACCGCGATCGAGGCCGTCCACGGCGCGCGCGACCTCGTGGTGGTGACGCGCGAGGCGCACCGGCACCCCGAGGTCCGCGAGTTCCTCAGCTGGCTGCGCGAGTCCACTGTGGACTACATCCGGGTCGAGACCGGCGTTCCCGGCCCGGAGACCGAGGGGCCGCGGATCGACACGTTCAGCGGGTCCTACGTCAGCCTCCGTGCCGCCGCGGAGTACCTGGCCTGACCTGCCCCTCTCGCATTTCGTCCTCTGGATGCGGTACTTGCACACGCAACTACCGCATTCAGAGGACGAATTGCGTTATTCGGTTGCGGGGCCGGAGCCGGGGTGTTGTAGTCGGGAAGATCGGTTCCCGGCCTAGGAGATGATCGTCTTGCGAGTGACCACGTCCTTCCATCAGGTAATTTCCGCCTACCTCGAGGACGAGACCACTCGTGAAGACCCTCAATCTGGGGATTCTGGCGCATGTTGACGCCGGGAAGACGAGCCTGACCGAGCGCCTGTTGCACACCGCCGGGATCATCGGCGAACTGGGCAGCGTCGACGACGGCAGCACACAGACCGACACGCTGGCGCTCGAACGCGCCCGCGGTATCACCATCAAGGCGGCCGTGGTGTCGTTCGCCCTCGGCGACGTCACCGTCAACCTGATCGACACCCCCGGCCACCCCGATTTCATCGCCGAGGTCGAACGCGCGCTCGGCGTGCTCGACGGCGCCGTCCTGGTGCTGTCGGCGGTCGAAGGCGTCCAAGCCCAGACCCGTGTCCTCATGCGGACCTTGCGGCGGCTGGGCATCCCGGTGCTGCTGTTCGTGAACAAACTGGACCGCCGCGGCGCCGATCCGGAGCGCGTGTTCCAGGAGATCACCGGGAAACTCACGCCAACGGCCGTCACGATGGCTCCCGATCGGGTGATCGATCTGCTGGCGACGCTCGACGAGGACTTCCTCACCGGATACCTCACCGCCCCGGACGCGTTCACGCCGTCACGGCTCCGCGCCGAACTCACCGCGAAAGTCGCCGAAGGTCGCGCTCATCCGGTCTACTTCGGGTCCGCGATCACCGGCGCCGGGATCGACGCGCTCCGCGACGGCATCGAGAACCTGTTGCCCGCCAAGGAAGCCGACGTCCACGCGCCGCTGTCCGGCACGGTGTTCAAGGTCGAGCGCGCGCCGGGCGGCGAGAAGATCGCGTACGTGCGGCTGTTCTCCGGCAGCGTCGCCGTGCGCGACAAGGTCCCGCTCGGCGATGGCGAAGGCAAGGTCACCGCGATCAGCGTTTTCGACAACGGCTCGGCCGTGCCGTCGGCGTCGGCCGAAGCCGGGCGGATCGCGAAGCTTTCGGGGCTCGACGTCCGGATCGGAGACGTGCTCGGGGCCCGGCCGCGGACGCGGGAAGCGCGGTTCTCGCCGCCGACGCTGGAAACCGTCGTCTCGCCGCTGCGGCCGGCCGATCGCGGGCCGCTGCACCAGGCGCTCACCCGGCTGACCGAACAGGATCCGCTGATCGGCCTGCGGCACGACGAGGTCCGCCAGGAGACTTCCGTTTCGCTGTACGGAGAAGTGCAGAAGGAGGTCATACAGGCGACGCTCGCGGACGAGTACGGCATCGACGTCACGTTCAGCGAGACGACCACGATCTGCGTCGAACGCGTCGACGGCACCGGATCGGCCGTCGAACTCATCGGCACGGCGTCGAATCCCTTTCTGGCCACGGTCGGACTGCGCGTCGAACCCGGGAGCGGGACTTCGTTCCGGCTGGAGGTCGAACTCGGCTCGATGCCGTACTCCTTCATCAAAGCCGTGGAGGACGCGGTGAAGGAGACGCTGCGCGAAGGCATCCACGGCTGGGAAGTGCGCGACTGCGCGGTGACGATGACGCATTCCGGCTACTACGCCAGGCAAAGCCACGCCCACGGCACGTTCGACAAGAGCATGTCCAGCACCGCGGGCGATTTCCGCGATCTGACGCCGTTGGTGCTGATGGAGGCGCTGCGCGAAGCCGGGACGACCGTGCACGAACCCCTGCACCGGTTCACCCTCCAGACGCCGGCCGACACGCTCGGCCCGGTGACCGCGCTGCTGGCGCGAGCGCGCGCCGTGCCGCGGACGACGCTCACGAAGGACGGGACGGCCGAGCTGGAAGGCGAGATCCCGGCGGCGAAAACCCATGAGGTGCACCAGCTCCTGCCCTCGGCGACCCGCGGAGAAGGCGCGATGGAGACGTCCTTCCACGGCTACCGGCCCGTCCGGGGGCCGGTGCCTTCACGATCTAGAACCGATCACAACCCGTTGGAACGCAAGGAATACCTGCTACGCGTGCTGCGGCGCGTCTGAGTGAACGGAGAACGTCATGGTTTCACGGCTCGGGGTCAGGATCCCGCGCGAGCTGCCCGCCGCCCGGCTGACCGGCCTCGCCCGGCGCGCGGAACGGGAGGGTTTGGACGAGGTCTGGATCGTCGAGGACTGCTTCTACGCGGGCGGGATCGCGACGGCGTCGGCGGTGCTGGCGGCGACCGAGAAGATCACGCTCGGCATCGGCATCATGCCCGCCGTGGCGAGGAACCCGGCCATCGCGGCGATGGAGATCGCGGCGCTGGCGGAGCTGTACCCGGGACGGCTGATCGCCGGGTTCGGGCACGGGGTGCCGAGCTGGATGCGGCAGATCGACGCGTGGCCGAAGTCGGCGCTCGCCGCGTTCGAGGAGACGCTGACGGTCATCCGGCGGCTCCTGGCGGGTGAGCGCGTTTCCTTCGAGGGCAAGCATGTCCGGCTCGACGAGGTCGAACTGGAGTTCCCGCCCGCGCTGCCGCCGAAGCTCGTCGCAGGCGTCCGCGGCCCGAAATCGCTCGCGGCGGCGGGCCGGGTCGCCGACGGGACGCTCCTGGCCGAACCGGCGACCCCGGAGTACGTCCGCGCGACACGGGACCTGATCGGTGTCGAAGGCCATTCGATCGCGACCTACAACTGGCTGGCCCTCGACGCCGATCCCGAGCGGGCCCGCGAACGCGCCCGGTCGGACGTCGCGTCCGCGATCGGGCCGAACTCCGGTCCGGCGCTGGAGCCGCTGGACTTCGGCGCCGAACTGCTTGCCGAGGTCAAGGCAGCCACCGACGGTAAAGACCTGGCCCGGCGATTGCGGCCCGAATGGATCGACAGGCTGAGCATCAGCGGCCCGCTCGACCGATGCGTCGAGCAGATCCGCGCGCTGTACGCGGCCGGGACCGAGTCCGTCATCCTGCTGCCGCTGCTCGGTGAGCCGGAGGAGGAGTCCTTCGCCGCGGCGGGCCGGATCGCCTCGGCCCTGCGTGGCTGACCCCCCTTCCGCATTTCGTCCTCTAAATGCGGTCAGGGGGCGGCAGCGCCCGAGGTGAAGGGGACTTTCCCCACATCCGATGCGGCGAAAGCTCCCTTCCCCACATCCGAGCGACCAAGGGCCGCGTCGGCGTCGTCGTGAAGGCCTCCTTGGGGACGTTAGATGTCTCAAGGGTGGCCTTCAGGACATCGCTACCCGACCACGCCGGGTCCCTGCCCCAAAGCACCGCATTTAGAGGACTAAATGCGGTCCTTGCACACGCAACGACCGCGTTCAGTCCTCTGGATGCGGGTGGGTGTCGAGCGCCTTGACGACGGCGACCATGTCCTCCTCACCGAGACCGAGCCGCGCGGTCTCGGCGTAGAGGGCACGGGACGCCTCGATCAGCGGCAGCTTCAAGCCCGCGTCCCCGGCCGCCGCCGCGATCAGCTCGACGTTCGCCAGGACGTTCGCGATCGAGGCCTGCGGCGCGAAATCCTCTTCGACCAGTTTCGGCGCCTTGACCCGCAGGATCGGGCTAGCGAGTTGCCCCGCGCCGAGCACGTCGGCGAGCCGGCCGAGATCAAGCCCGTGCGCCCGGGCGAAATGCACCGTCTCGGCCAGCGAAGTCACGACCGACGTCAGGTGCACGTTGACCGCCAGCTTCATCAGGAGCCCGTTGGGAACCGGCCCGCAGTACACGGTTTCCCGGCACATCGGCCCGAACAGCTCCCGGACGTCCTCGACCGCGCCGGGGTCGCCCGCGAGCATCGCGACCAGCTCCCCCGCCTCCGCCGGGACACGCGAACCCGAAACCGGCGCCTCCACGTACGTCGCCCCCGCCGCGACGAGGTCCGCCTCCAGCGCGCGGGAATGACCTGGTGCCGTCGTTCCCATGTGGACGATCGTGCGGCCCGCCACCCGCCCGGCGAACTCGGGCCCGCCGCGGCCGAGCACGGCGTCGACGGCGGCCGCGTCCTTGAGCATCAGGATCACGACGTCGCACCGCGCGAAGAGTTCGGCGACGTCGGCCACCTGGCCGGCCTTGCCCGGCGTGCGGTTCCAGCGGAGCACCGGGATCCCGGCCCGCACCAGGTTCCGTGCCATCGGCTCGCCCATACTGCCCAGCCCGGCGAAACCGACTCGTTCGAGGTCCATGGCTCCACTCTGCGGTACCGGAGAACGGCACCGGGCCCGATGCGACGATTGCGGCGGAAATCGCGAGGAACGCCCCGCGACACGATGACGAGGAGTGAGCACGATGGCCTGGCCGGAGAAGGACACCCATCGGGTCTCGCTGCGCAACGGCCAGTCGTTCCTCTGGCATCTCGACGCCGACTGGGAACGCACGACGCGCGCGATCCGCGTCAAGGAAGACGGCACCGACGGTCAGATTCTCGTCCTGGACCCCTACCACCACGCCTTCCTGCCGACACAGACGCAGGTCCGCCGCGCCATTCGCGACGCCTTCCGCGCCGGCTGGCGGCCCGACAGCCGGCTCCCGCCACTCGAAATGGTCTTCGACGGCGAGCGCTTCCGCCGCCGCGAAGACTGAGCCGATCAGAACGGGTGCTCCATCCACACGTTCGCCTCCACGTACACCCCGCAGTCCCGCTCGACGTTCGCGTGCACCGGCGCGATCCCGCCGGGGATCACGTTGTCGCCGTCGACGAGGTCGACGCCGCTCCACTCCTTCCAGTCCGCGATCGAGCCCGAAATGGTCACCGCGAACGGGCACACCTTGATCATCCGCGCGCCGAGCCGTTCGTGGGTGCGCAGCCAGCGGTCGGCGAACAGCCCGTCCTCGCGCCGCCGGAGGGCGTAGTCCTCCATGAGAACGTCGGGTTCGTCCTCCTTGCCGATCGGGCGCACGGAGACGATCAGCCGCTTCAACCCCGTCTCGGCCGCGCGCGCCTTCAGCGCCTTGAGCATCGGCGTGGACAGGCCCGTCCCGCGCATTCGCGGCGCCACAACGACTTCGAGCGCACACAGGGTGTCCGGCGCGCGGCCGTCCATGAGATCTTGCGCGGCCCACTGGATCGCCTCGTCCCACCCGTGCGAAGGCAGCTCGTGGCGGTCTTCGGCCGGATAGGTCAGCGGGACCGACAGCGCCCGCGCGATCGGCTCGCCGCCGTCGTCCAGTGCGATCAGGAAATACCGCGACCAGTGGCGCAGGAACCGGTCAGGGGTGATCATCTTGCCGCTGAACCCGGCGTAGATGAACTCACCGCCGACGTCGCCGAGATTCAGCGCGGCATCGAGGAGATCGGGACGGGACACAAGATCGACGATTCGCATGCCGCCCAGTCAACCGAGCCGGTGATCTCCCCCGATAGCTGCTTCCGGGCGATGATCAAACCGGCTGGCGCGGCGCCGCCTGCAACCGGGAGAGCACATCGGTGAGCCTGCCCGCTGCGACGTCCCATTCCTCGAGGACGCTGCTGCGCGCGAGCGCCGACGTCCGCAGGGAATGGCGGAGTTCGGCGTCGAGCGACCAGCGCAGCAACGCCGCCGCGAGTGCCGACGGGTTGTTCGGCGGCACCAGCATGCCGGGCACGCCGCCGCCGGGCGCGGTGCCGAGCGCGTCGTGCGCGCCGGCGGTTTCCGTGGCCACCACGGGGATCCCGCGCGCCAGCGCCTCGGCGACGACCAGTCCGGACGTGCCGCCGCGGGCGGGCAGGACGAGCAGATCCGCGCCGTCGTAGACCAGGTCGAGGTCGTCCGGCGGCTGGATGAGGCTGATCCGGGAGCCGAGCCCGAGCCGTTCGACCGTCCAGCGCAGTTCGTCGACGTACGCGGGATCGTGGTGTGTCGCGCCGGCGAACACGCATTTGAACGCCAGTTCGTCGACCAGGGACAGCGCCCGGATGAGCACGTCCTGGCCGTGGCGCGGGGTCATGGGCGCGAGACACAGCAGCCGCGAAACGCCGTCGGCCCCGGCGGCGAGCGGCGCCGCGTCCGTCCCCGGTGTCGCCACGTAGACGCGGGTCGGGTCGAGGTCGTGCCGGTCGATCAGCTGCCGCGCGAGCCACGGCCCGGTGGCGACGATCATCCCCGTCAGCCGCAGGGTCTCCCGTTCGCAGGCGTCGAGTTCGGCGGCCTGCGCCGGATCGAGCGCGGGATCGTCGGCGAGCGGCCGGTGGACCAGGACGGCCAGCCGGAGCCGCCGCGCGTGCGGGACCACGATCTCCGGGACCCCGCAGGCGACCGTGCCGTCGATCAGGACGACGGTGTCGTCGGGCAGCGCGGCGAGCGAACGGGCCAGTCTCGACCGCGACAGCGGCCCCGGCATCGGCCATTCCCCGGCGATCGGCAGTTCCAGCAGCGGGAGGCCGGTGGCCGGGAGGTTCTGGCACATCCGGCGGTCGTATTCACCGCTGACGTCCTCGGTTTCGCCCGGCAGGACGAAGACGACCGGTTCGGTCACGCGGACATTCGAGGTGAACACGGTTACCTCCAGATGCGGGCGCCTTATCAGGAGACACGGATGAGGCGCCCGTCCGGTTCATTTCCCGGGTGACAAAGTTCAGCCCGCCACGCGCGCGATCGACGCGACGATCTCGTCACGCAGTCCGGCGCCGACCGCGATCGTGGCCGCCGACCGCACCGTGTGCTCGCCGCCGTCGAGGTCGACGACCGCTCCCCCGGCCTCGCGCACCAGCAGGACACCCGCCATCGTGTCCCACGGTTTGTTGGCGAGGATGACGCTCGCGTCGAGTTTGCCGTCCGCGACCCACGCCAGGTCGATCGCCGCGGAACCGAGGAACCGGACCCGCTGCACGCGGCCGCCGAGTTCCGCCAGCAACGCCATCCGGACGCGGTTCTTGACCTCCGCGCCCTCGCCGACCGCGAAGTCGCCGATACTCACGATCGCGTCGGACAGCTTCGTCGCTTTCGACGCCGTGAGACGCTCTTCGCCCGCGTACGCGCCCTGGCCCGCCACAGCGGTGTAGGTGACGTCGAGGAACGGCAGGGAGATCGCCGCGACCGTGCTGTTCAGACCGTCGACGAGACCGAGCGAAACACCGCACAGCGGAATCCCGCGCGCGAAGTTCGCCGTGCCGTCGACGGGGTCGAGCGCCCACCACAGGTCCTCGTTCCCCTCATGCCCGCGCTCCTCGCCGAGGATGCCGATCTCCGGCGTCTCGCGTGCCAGGAACTCGCGGACGGCGTCCTCGACGGCGAGGTCGACGTCGGTCACCATGTCGCGATCACCTTTGGCCGCAACGGAAAACGACGTCATCGAGCGGATGATCCCGGTCGCCTTGGCGACGGCCTCGCGGGCCACGGACAACAATGCGGCGTGGTCGGTCATATGGGTACCGTAGCCCGCGTGAACCTGTTCCCGACGGCCACGACGGCCGACGAAAGCGCCCGCGGCGCCGAGGTCGCGGTGCTGCCCGTCGGCAGTTTCGAACAGCACGGCGCGCACCTCCCGCTCGCCACCGACGCGGTGATCGCGACGACGATCGCCGACGCCATCGCCGCGGCGTATCCGGTGCTGCGGCTCCCGCCGATCACGATCGGCTGCTCCCACGAACACGCGGAGTGGGCGGGCACGGTCAGCATCTCCGCCGCGACGCTCTACGCCGTGGTGAACGACGTCGCCGCGTCACTGCGCCGGTCCGGTGTCCCGAAACTGGTGCTGGTGAACGCGCACGGCGGCAACTACGTCCTGTCCAACGTGGTCCAGGAGTCGACGTCGCCGATGGCGCTCTTCCCCGGTGTCGAAGGCTGGCAGGCGGCGCACGACGCGGCCGGGCTGGAGACGTCGCTGGACAGCGACATGCACGCCGGCGAGCTGGAGACCTCCCTGTTGCTGCACGCGCACCCTTCGCTGGTCCGGCCCGGTTTCACCGAGGCGGATCACCTCGCCGACGACAGGCGGCACCTGCTGACGGTGGGCCTGCGCCCGTACGCGGAATCCGGTGTGGTCGGGCGGCCTTCGCTGGCGACTGCGGAGAAAGGACGGCTGGTGCTGGCGTCACTGGTGGAGAGCTTCGGGGACACCTTGGCCGCGCTCGGCTGACTCGATCAGGTCCAGATGCGGCAGGAAATGGTGCATCCGTTCCTGTTTGGTCCGCAGGTACCGCAGGTTCTCGTCGTTCGGCGTGACCAGCAGCGGCACCCGCTCGCTGATCCGCACGCCGTGCCGTTCCAGCTGGTCGACCTTCGCCGGGTTGTTGGACAGCAGCCGCACCGACCGCACGCCGAGATCGTTCAGGATCTCCGCCGCGGCGCGGTAGTCGCGGGCGTCCACGGGCAGCCCGAGCGCGATGTTCGCCTCGACGGTGTCGAGCCCTTCGTCCTGCAGCCGCATCGCTTTCAGCTTCGCGAGCAGGCCGATGCCGCGTCCTTCGTGGCCCTGGGCGTACACGAGGATTCCGGCGCCCTCGTCGACGATCGCCCGCAGCGCGGCGTCCAGCTGGTCGCCGCATTCGCAGTGCATCGAGCTGAACACGTCGCCGGTGAGGCATTCCGAATGGACCCGCGCCAGCGTGCGGGAGGTCGCGACGTCGCCGTGCACCAGCGCCATCTGTTCGGTGCCGTCGGCGTCCAAGTACCCATACGCGCGGAAAACGCCGTACCGGGTGGGCAGTCTGGTCTCAACGACCCTCTCGACGGTCATCGGGCTTCTCCTGTCTGTTCGGTGACTCCTGACAGAACGCGCGAGCAGGACGCCCGCACCGGGAAGGCTGGAGACGAGCGCGAGCACGCCGTAGACGACGGCCACGGTGACGCCCTGCGCCGAACCGAGGCCGGCGGCGCCGAACAGCAGCGCGCAAACGCCTTCGCGAGGGCCCCAGCCGCCGATGTTCAGCGGCAGCCCCATCGCGAGCAGGGCGAGGATCATCAACGGCAGCAGGTCGCCGACCGGCGCGGTGACGCCCGCCGCGCGCGCGGCGACGACGAACAGGGCGAGGTGCCCGGCGAGGGTGGCGACCGAGAGCAGGCCCACCCCTGGCCAGGTTTCCTTGGTCAGCAGGCCGAGCCGGACGTCGGCGAGGGACACGGCGAACCCGCGGCGCCATTTCGATCCACTGTGGATCCATCGCCGCCCGGCCGTCATCCCGGTGACGACGGCCGCGAGCGCCAGCACGACCACGACGATCCCGGCAACCGTCACCACGCGGTCGATCGGCGGCGGCACCACGGAAGGCACGCTGAGCACGACGACGACCGAAGCGCCGATCACCACGATCTGCCCGGCCGTGCGCTCCAGCACCACCGCGCGGACGCCGCGCGGCACGTCACCGGCTTCGCGCCCGTGCTGCACGGCGCGGTTCACATCGCCGAGGACGCCCGCCGGCAGCACGCCGTTGAGGAACAACGCGCGGTAGTACTCGCCGACGGCACTTCCGAACGAGAGCTCGAGACTGAGCCGCCGAGCGACCAGGCGCCAGCGCCAGGCGCTGAAAACCGTGGTGGCGAAACCGATCCCGAGCGCGGCGGCGATCCCGCCCGCGTCGACCTCGCGCAGACCTTCGAGGAACACGCCGGTGCCCAGCTGCCAGACGAGCGCGCCGAGGATGGCGAGCGCGCCGACGATCCGAAGCCAGGGCCAGAGCCGTTTCACGCGGGCACCACCAGGAGATCTTCGTGCTGGATCACCGCGTTCAGCTCGCCGGCCGCGCACTGCGCGAGCCGCCATCGCAGGTAGGAGTCGCCGTCCGCCGCGAGTTCCGGCCGCTGTTCGCAAGCGGCGCCGACCCAGCCGGTGAGCCATTCCGCGGTCAGCGCGGCCTGATCCGCCCCGAGCCGCCAG carries:
- a CDS encoding NAD(P)-dependent oxidoreductase: MDLERVGFAGLGSMGEPMARNLVRAGIPVLRWNRTPGKAGQVADVAELFARCDVVILMLKDAAAVDAVLGRGGPEFAGRVAGRTIVHMGTTAPGHSRALEADLVAAGATYVEAPVSGSRVPAEAGELVAMLAGDPGAVEDVRELFGPMCRETVYCGPVPNGLLMKLAVNVHLTSVVTSLAETVHFARAHGLDLGRLADVLGAGQLASPILRVKAPKLVEEDFAPQASIANVLANVELIAAAAGDAGLKLPLIEASRALYAETARLGLGEEDMVAVVKALDTHPHPED
- the ribA gene encoding GTP cyclohydrolase II, producing MKRLWPWLRIVGALAILGALVWQLGTGVFLEGLREVDAGGIAAALGIGFATTVFSAWRWRLVARRLSLELSFGSAVGEYYRALFLNGVLPAGVLGDVNRAVQHGREAGDVPRGVRAVVLERTAGQIVVIGASVVVVLSVPSVVPPPIDRVVTVAGIVVVVLALAAVVTGMTAGRRWIHSGSKWRRGFAVSLADVRLGLLTKETWPGVGLLSVATLAGHLALFVVAARAAGVTAPVGDLLPLMILALLAMGLPLNIGGWGPREGVCALLFGAAGLGSAQGVTVAVVYGVLALVSSLPGAGVLLARSVRSHRTDRRSPMTVERVVETRLPTRYGVFRAYGYLDADGTEQMALVHGDVATSRTLARVHSECLTGDVFSSMHCECGDQLDAALRAIVDEGAGILVYAQGHEGRGIGLLAKLKAMRLQDEGLDTVEANIALGLPVDARDYRAAAEILNDLGVRSVRLLSNNPAKVDQLERHGVRISERVPLLVTPNDENLRYLRTKQERMHHFLPHLDLIESAERGQGVPEALHQ
- a CDS encoding GNAT family N-acetyltransferase produces the protein MRIVDLVSRPDLLDAALNLGDVGGEFIYAGFSGKMITPDRFLRHWSRYFLIALDDGGEPIARALSVPLTYPAEDRHELPSHGWDEAIQWAAQDLMDGRAPDTLCALEVVVAPRMRGTGLSTPMLKALKARAAETGLKRLIVSVRPIGKEDEPDVLMEDYALRRREDGLFADRWLRTHERLGARMIKVCPFAVTISGSIADWKEWSGVDLVDGDNVIPGGIAPVHANVERDCGVYVEANVWMEHPF
- a CDS encoding inositol monophosphatase family protein, with the protein product MTDHAALLSVAREAVAKATGIIRSMTSFSVAAKGDRDMVTDVDLAVEDAVREFLARETPEIGILGEERGHEGNEDLWWALDPVDGTANFARGIPLCGVSLGLVDGLNSTVAAISLPFLDVTYTAVAGQGAYAGEERLTASKATKLSDAIVSIGDFAVGEGAEVKNRVRMALLAELGGRVQRVRFLGSAAIDLAWVADGKLDASVILANKPWDTMAGVLLVREAGGAVVDLDGGEHTVRSAATIAVGAGLRDEIVASIARVAG
- a CDS encoding LLM class flavin-dependent oxidoreductase, with product MVSRLGVRIPRELPAARLTGLARRAEREGLDEVWIVEDCFYAGGIATASAVLAATEKITLGIGIMPAVARNPAIAAMEIAALAELYPGRLIAGFGHGVPSWMRQIDAWPKSALAAFEETLTVIRRLLAGERVSFEGKHVRLDEVELEFPPALPPKLVAGVRGPKSLAAAGRVADGTLLAEPATPEYVRATRDLIGVEGHSIATYNWLALDADPERARERARSDVASAIGPNSGPALEPLDFGAELLAEVKAATDGKDLARRLRPEWIDRLSISGPLDRCVEQIRALYAAGTESVILLPLLGEPEEESFAAAGRIASALRG
- a CDS encoding creatininase family protein, with amino-acid sequence MNLFPTATTADESARGAEVAVLPVGSFEQHGAHLPLATDAVIATTIADAIAAAYPVLRLPPITIGCSHEHAEWAGTVSISAATLYAVVNDVAASLRRSGVPKLVLVNAHGGNYVLSNVVQESTSPMALFPGVEGWQAAHDAAGLETSLDSDMHAGELETSLLLHAHPSLVRPGFTEADHLADDRRHLLTVGLRPYAESGVVGRPSLATAEKGRLVLASLVESFGDTLAALG
- a CDS encoding elongation factor G; translation: MKTLNLGILAHVDAGKTSLTERLLHTAGIIGELGSVDDGSTQTDTLALERARGITIKAAVVSFALGDVTVNLIDTPGHPDFIAEVERALGVLDGAVLVLSAVEGVQAQTRVLMRTLRRLGIPVLLFVNKLDRRGADPERVFQEITGKLTPTAVTMAPDRVIDLLATLDEDFLTGYLTAPDAFTPSRLRAELTAKVAEGRAHPVYFGSAITGAGIDALRDGIENLLPAKEADVHAPLSGTVFKVERAPGGEKIAYVRLFSGSVAVRDKVPLGDGEGKVTAISVFDNGSAVPSASAEAGRIAKLSGLDVRIGDVLGARPRTREARFSPPTLETVVSPLRPADRGPLHQALTRLTEQDPLIGLRHDEVRQETSVSLYGEVQKEVIQATLADEYGIDVTFSETTTICVERVDGTGSAVELIGTASNPFLATVGLRVEPGSGTSFRLEVELGSMPYSFIKAVEDAVKETLREGIHGWEVRDCAVTMTHSGYYARQSHAHGTFDKSMSSTAGDFRDLTPLVLMEALREAGTTVHEPLHRFTLQTPADTLGPVTALLARARAVPRTTLTKDGTAELEGEIPAAKTHEVHQLLPSATRGEGAMETSFHGYRPVRGPVPSRSRTDHNPLERKEYLLRVLRRV
- a CDS encoding glycosyltransferase family 4 protein, with the protein product MFTSNVRVTEPVVFVLPGETEDVSGEYDRRMCQNLPATGLPLLELPIAGEWPMPGPLSRSRLARSLAALPDDTVVLIDGTVACGVPEIVVPHARRLRLAVLVHRPLADDPALDPAQAAELDACERETLRLTGMIVATGPWLARQLIDRHDLDPTRVYVATPGTDAAPLAAGADGVSRLLCLAPMTPRHGQDVLIRALSLVDELAFKCVFAGATHHDPAYVDELRWTVERLGLGSRISLIQPPDDLDLVYDGADLLVLPARGGTSGLVVAEALARGIPVVATETAGAHDALGTAPGGGVPGMLVPPNNPSALAAALLRWSLDAELRHSLRTSALARSSVLEEWDVAAGRLTDVLSRLQAAPRQPV